The nucleotide sequence GTACCATGGGGTTGAACTtaaatttagagaaatgtagagAAGGACAACCATTCATTAAACTAATCATAATCATACACAAAGCCATTTTGGAGATGCATGAACCATCTTAATGCTCTTACTTTATAGCGGTCAGGTACGTGTCCTTGAAGAATGCTGCTGATGTCCTCAATGTCCAGTCCTGCACCTGATTGATCCTCGAGTCCCATGGTGTCACACAACACAAATGGCAACGGCTTTCCCTCATGATGGTCCACAATTGGGTATGTGCGAAACTAAAAGAAATAACGGTTACAAACAAAGACAGGTCTTGACATCCCAGAGAAAAACTTTGTTTTCCTTTTAAATCTGTACCTGTGTGGTGAGGCTAGTGCCTCCAGATCCTGATATGGCTTTGCTGGTAATGCGGCCCATGAAGATGGAGTTGATGGAGTTGAAGAAACTGGATTTTCCAGCTCCTACAGGACCGATCATTAGGATTCGGGCACGACTCACAGACGGCATCACAGGTTTATGGTTCCTGATCAATCCCATGAGCTCTGCTCTTCGACTACAACATGGAGCAAACCAATTGTGTGAGATCATCCTATGAAATCAGCAACAGTGGACAaggaaaacaatatttaaattgaaacatACTTAGCTGTCCACAGAACATTCCTCCACTGCTTGTTTATGGCACTGCTCTGAGGGACTGGCAATCAAAATTATTATGAATTCATACCATGCATATTAGATTGTATAATCAATCACGTGAATCCTTTTCTGAAGACTTGACTTACTCTGCTTCACTTTATACACCTCACATTCAGTCAGCTGAGTGTCGTTCCCATACATTGTCACCGTATTAACACTGAATGCACTCCCTCTGTGATTTAACACAACTGGCTGGTTCTTGTAGCAAAAGTACAGCTGTTGACCAAAGTTGGGCCCTCCAGCGTCATCGTAACGTGCAAAATGTCCACTGTTAATTTTGATGCACACAGGGATCTTGCCTTGAAAGCTGAACAGGAAAGCTTCCTGATCGGTAACATACTGCCCGCTTCGAGCATAATCCACACTAGTGTATCCACCAAAGATGTAGCCTGAACGGTTGTAGGCTACAAGTAAAGTGGGACCCTGACGGTCACATCTCTGGTGGAAGGCAGAAGCTTTATATCCATGAACTGAAGCTTTGTAGAGAAGAGACAGTTTCACAGTCCCCAGCAAAGCACGGAGCCGCTTACATTTCTCTTCTGGTAATTTGCAAGTGATGGGCGCAACCTTGGACACTTGAGATCCAAATACAAAAGACTGATACATctttgaaagataaaaaaaaataaaaattatttattacactGTGTTGAGACCTTGTGGTGTGAATATGGAAATCATCAAGTATACTCACCAATTCCATCGTAAAATGCTCTTGGCTCAGTAAACCAAACTAAATGTATTCCATAGAAAGAGGTGACACGATTTATAAGCAGCACGTGTATAGCGTCTGGTCATGTGATTGCAACATGGCGGTTCGcccaatgtaatatatatatatatatcacattttattTCACGTGTATTGGTGTGAGTTTACCATCTCGTATTGTAAAATACGGGTTATTTATTCGTGAAAAACGTTTAGATTAATTAAGTAAAAATTACCAAGTGAACGATCAAATAATTTTGACGTTTGAAATTAATAGCATTTTTGCGTGTAACTTCAACCACTTCGTCCAACGTTAAATACAATGTGAAAtacttttatatttctttaatatgTCGACTCTGTAGCTTACCTTTCACAGTCCAATTTCTCTGTCAAAGAAATAATGAATGCACTCGTTTAAGGATGGTGGACAGTGGCCATCTAGTGACTGCGACCAAGACCTGACAAACGCTGCCTATGGATGCATTTCAacgtgcgcgcgcgtgtgtgtgtgttatgaattaatgataatatttctattaCTTATATTACAAATTGTGATGTGTTTATGGTTAATTagaataaatagttttaaattcCAATGCAAAGAGACAAATTAGAGAATTTTTTTGGTcgaaaaaaattaatcattttcatttgtaatGCTATGTTCTGTACCTGTATGgctttttaataaatatacatgtatCTGTTTCTCAAAAGAGTATTGCAGGTCATACCTGCTTTTTaagttttgaatttgaataaatatttttatgtaattaaacactatattttttttttaaatcggaaATTAATAACTTaaatccttttttaatttttattaatagtcGTGTAAGTATAATATTAATAGATGGAAGCAAATATTGAATATaagacaaaaaaagtttaaaatggtGCTAAAAAAGGCATTCAAATGCGTTCAGTGAAAGTAGCTATTGTCTTTTCTGTGCATATAGCAGGGTTCATATTGAAAATCTGTGATTATTTTACAGATGATGTTGTTGGCAGTGGTCAAAATATGTTTTTCCAAATCTTAATTCCTTTGTGGATAATGATAATCTAAATTTGAAATGAGATGCATTattgtttttcaggattattaAGTGTAACATTAGCATGATATTACATAACATTTAGCTATAAAATCTGCACTCTAAAGAGGAGATTTGGTATTTGGTGccattatgattaaaaaaaaagtgttatatgtTGCATATCATATGACAGTCAATATATTGTTCTGTCACTGTTTCATATGTACATTTGTTATGctatgtctttatttatttgtttgtttgttttctttagcttCGAGATTGTGaggatgaccccccccccccccaaaaaaaaaacttaaaaattggCCACCTTGACAGAACATAAAAACAACTAGAACAAAAGTTGCTACACTGACATGCATCTTCAACCGTgtgaaaaagtaataaaaatcagAAATTATAGGCTGTGTGTAATTCGAACAGTCAGTTTGACCTTTTTTATCCATTCAAGGTAGAAATACTCAgaactcttttgtgttttgtaataataacaatgtgttaaatacaataacaatgttagaataaaatatacacacacttaAGAAAAGTCAGAGTAGGTCTATATTTGTATGGGTTTATTTCAACAAAGTtattagacatttaaaatgtaaaaactgtcaaaatgactGCCTTTAGTTCTAGTGTTAAACTTGAAGCAATATCTGTTTTTGAACTTCACTCACCTTTGATGGAGTCTTAATCAGTTTTTACTAGTTTAATCAAACCATGCAATGATGACACAGAAATGTAACAAGCATCTCAGCAACAATGCAACATGTTTAGGTGGTACAAAGATGTTTGTTAGCATTTCCTTTTATTGAATGGGTATGATTTGGAAAGAAGTAGAATGGATAAACAGAACAGAATAACACTTTTTAGATGTCTTATTGTAGTGATATGTAATATGTCCCACAACTAGTAGATTAAATcgtaaaaaaaagtgtattaataGTACATTTCACACAAAGATATAATGTTAAATCAGCTATTAAAAAAGCTGTACTAGTAccaatttattaaattatcatGTAAAGGATTCAGCATCATCCAGATAGTCGTTTGCAAAGCGAAGCATCTGCTGTAGAGCGGTGAGCAGCAGGACGTCACAGTtgagctccagctccagctcctgACTGTAGTTCTTCACCGGTAACACACAAGACACCGGCACACCCAACCCAGAGCTCACCTCCTGCACCTGCAGACACAAAACAACATCTCCCTCACTCTGAGTCCTGGAGATACAGACATCTGATCCTGTGACCGCTCTCACCTTCGACTTGATGTAGGAACTGACATAAACACTTTGAAGATTTTCCTCCACTAGAGGACATGCTTCATCTACTTTTGTCATCAAGACAATCTGGGGAATACCTGAAATGTAAATAACCATTAGTCTTTGGCATATACAGAATAAGAGTTATGTAACAGTTTTTctcattagattttaattaatcTATGGTATATCTAAAATGCTGTTACTTTAATTACTCAGTGAGTTCACTTTTCGGCGTATGGAAGCCAGTTTTTCCTGTAGTTTGTCAGACATGAGGGAGATTTTGGTGGCATCTATCACATACACCACACAGTGGATCTTCTCCTGAAGAGATGCAGGTCTGGAGGACTTCTGCTCATCAGGTTGAAACGGTGTTGTGGGGTTGAACTGAATTAAGAGGATTTAAGatgactgtgtatatatatatatatatatatatatatatatatatatatatatatatatatattagggttgcACGGTTTACCGGTACTACGGTAGTACCGTGATACTAAGGGTCCAAAATACTGGCGGTGCAGTGCCACTGTATTTTTTAAACGGTAGTATCGTCGTTACGGTTCTACCGTAAGTACTGTTGTATGTGGCTTGTGGCGCAGTTGCTAAAACGTTCGAACACTTGTGTCTCAAATAAACAATAGCGTCTTTTGTCTTCCTGTCTCTTTCCGCGGTGCCCTTtaagcgcaaaaaaaaaaaaaacctgtgtagAATTCGCTTCTTATATACCATATAtggtgttgtgtttttttttccccgaCACGCATCTGATTaggttcatttcattttaatttgcaatGGTATGTTCCTGTTAATACAATGAATTTAAATACAACGTTTAACCGCGACAGTTCCTTGAAAAAGAGCAACTCACACATAGTGAAATATGGAATTACTTCGGATTTTTATCTGATGATGAAGGAAAACCAAACTGCCATGCTAAATTCAAGCTAAATGGGGAAAACAAAAGCAACTTCATTTAGCATCTTCGGACACATCCCTAATCTTTTGCAGAGTACACAAAGGTTAGTGTAACTTATTTaccttaaataatttatcttaatttttgaCCATGTCCTGATTAACATTACAGTAGTAAGGTGTTGCATATTATTCACGCTAGAGAGAgggactgaaaatattttttaaatgagcaGTTTAACATAATGGTGGGGCATTCGAGAACCCGTCTCGCCGAGTAAACTTGTTGCATTTGATTTGCAGCGCGCGCGCAAAAGAACAGTTTGTCCGTCTATATTATAGACAGTTCTTagcagctaattaaaaaaaaattcttcaaaaaatGTGGATTTTCGAAAATGGATTAGACCTTCGTAGCCTCGTCAATGACTCCGGTCACGGCCAAAAGTACCACGGTCTGAGAGCCGAGCTGGCCCTTCTTTTGCGAATGCTAGCAAATGCACAAGCGAATGGAAGGACACAGTACTTAGACGGTTCAGTAGCAACACTCGTCGCCTGCAACTCTTCTCAGGGTAACTCATATGTTCAATTCACTTATTGAAGCCAGCCCTAGCTTTCATAAGGCCTATACTAAGCAGGTGAATTGTTGATGAATGTTTGTGGGTTCTAactgcatttgtgttttataCTTGGCTGTCTGTAAAGATATCTGGGCTTATGTCATTTCTGCTTGGTGCGTGTATAAACTGCTGGGAGGTGTGTAACCCAGGTTAAAAACAAGTATTAGCATAAATAgcagaatatacatttatttttgtcctttatttattttgtttagaaaaCGAGTCTTTTAGAGTATTTAAAGTCCTTGAAACCCTAAGAAAAACggtgtttaaataaattattttatttgttgaagcacactgtattttctgtattttatttttttcaatttactgtattttattttatctttatctaTTTCTCAAGTTATACAAAATTTGCATTCTACccaaatcaaaaactaaaaaatcagtaaaaaaatgTGACATCGTTATTCTCTGCAGGCGAATTTTAGTCTTCTGATTTAACTGGTCTATACGCAGACATTTGTGTGATTAGGTCCAACTcgttttatgaagaaaaaagcCTAAAGCCAAAAAGTTTTCAGAAACATCTATACGAAAAAACTTTGTCTGATggggacattttttatttatttttttgccattttttcaaagcttcaaactgattaagtgttttatttttgtcgtcgtaatttgttaattatttaagtataacatatatatagctatttattgtaggcctattttatgtttttttatttagcctatattatatttatatgattttctGTCCTGTTCTGTTGTTTAGGCTATCTGTTCTGGGCCACGTTTTCCGATAACGATGTAGCCTAGCCTATCTTAGCTCTTAAAAGTGCTCTCTACATGCAAGGTTATGAACGTTAGCCGCTATTCCTCGCGCATTTCAcaaaaatgtaggctacttaaATTGGAGAATGCTACTACGTGCTACTTGAGTCACTGTCCATTCGCAAAGTGCTGGACTAGGCTATACTAACCTTATATGGAATCGTAATCTATCGTCATCTGTTGTGTCTTAGGAATCaagtaaaataatacataaaataaaaaatatataattacattctaTATAGATAGATCAATGGAGCTAACATTCTATGGTAGAATGTCATTCTATATAGATCATAATTTGGAGCTAACTGACTCTTGCCGTATCCGGTCGGCAAAACAGCAAATTTCAGCGCTGCTGTTCCTCTTTTAGATAAAAACCCAAGTCCAAATCGTTCATTGTCATTCTATATAGATCTTCCAGATTTAGGTCTGGATTTCCATGTTACTATTATGTTGCCAATGCGtcaaaaatatttatcaaattacAGTGCCCCCCCCACCGATGATCCAATGCCCCTCCAGTAGATCTGCTCTGACGCCGACTCTGATTtctatgcgacctgtatctgatcttttcatgacagtctgaacgacacagatccgattttttcaaatgtgacccaggccacttgggtatgtggtcctgaatccgatacttatccgatcttttgaaatgcgacctccgtctgaacggccaggccacatgtatccgactcgtacgtcattgatacgctacaaacgtcataattctgcgttgaagtaggcgggaacgagaagagccactcacatcagtatcccaccactcctgaCTGTGACTCCGCACtcacacgtttctctgtaccgacgttgctaacactgctccacaaaatgccatggccaaaaaccttgctctcctccttcttttaaattttcttcttaaaacaagaagattgtaattgtgctggctccgttgggaaaataactttaatgtTGCAAAAAGAGCACCGCTGTTtactacactgttgttgacatccatgtttaacgttagcaACTTCCGCAAACAACAAGTGACATCGTTcaccgttgagtactcttctgcgcatgcgggtcacttctgggtcatttcacgttcacacaggagatcacaaaaggtcgcattttattggaaatgtgaacgggcttgcaaaaaaatctaatttttaaaaaaaaaaaatcagaattgagcATTAAGTCCTGTAGTGTGAACGTCACATTGATTTAGAAccaaaaaccaagagaaaacattaccgtctaaaaccgggagagggcgctctatgtcttcagtgtagactacaggagcactgagcagcacagagcgccctctcgtggctgtagacggtaatgttttctcttggttcatgtcaaattaattttgataagtcgcacatggctataagtcgcaggaccagccaaactatgaaaagaagtgcGAATTATAGTCCGGAAAGTACGGTAATTAATTTCATATTgtttcttattgttttttttttttcagaatcagaacCATGCTGCCCTAACTGGTGCCCAAAGCCACACAGTTAACCCTGCCACCAGCAAGTCGCAGCCCACCATCGCCAGTCTCTTTGAGAAAACCAAGAAATGAAATTCTTAATGCAGTGTTAATGCTTAGTACACTGAGAAGAGTTTCAGTTTGCATGACTTCATTACTGTACACATGGAGTACACGCATGACACATTTAAATTAGTTCCTTCGTGGTTGTTCTTGAGTTTTTCTAAAGAGCCAGTTattcaatttcataaaaaaattaattctgaggacaatttggtctgtttttatttaaatcttagTATTTCTGACATTTTGCTTCATTTTGTAGATAtgaattttgaattaataaaatatggcATGGTATCATGATACTTCAGCTGGTATAGTATCGTACCATTTGTTTATTGTATCATGacaaccctaatatatatatgtatgtatgtatgtatgtatgtatataaaacaacTTTAATCCGAATCTTCCATTTCTCCTTTGTTCATTTTGGAGATGAGTGCTCTTACTGTATAGCGGTCAGGTACGTGTCCTTGAAGAATGCTGCTGATGTCCTCAATGTCCAGTCCTGCACCTGATTGATCCTCGAGTCCCATGGTGTCACACAACACAAATGGCAACAGCTTTCCTCCACAACCATCTTTCAAAGGATATGTGCGAAACTACCAAACAAGAAGAGAATCACATAAAGATCTTAGGTCATCAAAAGACGTTACATGAACTCTAATAgaaaatataatcattttattgAATCTGTACCTGCACAGTTAGACTAGTGCCTGCAGATCCTGACATGGCTTTGTTGGTCACATGACCAGTGAAGATGGAGTTGATGGAGTTGAAGTAACTGGATTTTCCAGCTCCTACAGGACCGATCATTAGGATTCGGACACGACTTACAGACCACTTCGGGGGCTTATGGTTCCTGATCATTTCCATGAGCTCTGCTCTTCGACTACAAAAGAGTAGTTCAAACTTAAACTGTATCTTATTACTGAATTAATTCAGCATTAGGAAAACATACTCAGCTGTCCACAGAACATTCCTCCATGGCATCTCTAACAGAGCACTTCCTGTTTGAGTAGACAATTGATATTATATTAGTAATTGTTAAAAGAGACTACAGTTACCATacaaatttactgaaaataactatattttaagtTGACTTACTCTGTTCCACTTTGTACACTTCACACTCACTCAGCCAAGTTTCATGTCCATATAAGAAAGGATGAAAATCGAATGCTCCTCTAGGATGGTAATCATTTTTCACAAATGGATGGTTGTTGTAGCAAAAGTACAACTGTTGGCCAAAGTTGGGCCCTTCAGCATCATCATAGCGTGCATAATGTCCACTTTTAACTCTGACGCCAACAGGGTCTTTACCATCCTGAGCACTGAACAGGAAAGCCTGATCATCTCTAATTTCCCGCCCGCTCTGAGCATAATCCACACTAGTGTATCCACCAAAGATGTAGCCTGAACGGTTGTAGGCTACAAGTAAAGTGGGACCCTGACGGTCACATCTCTGGTGGAAAGCAGAAGCTTGATATCCATGAACTGAAGCTTTGTAGAGAAGACTCAGTTCCAGGTTTCCCATCATGTCACAAAGCTGCTGCCTTTGCTTTTCTGTTAACCTCGAAGTGAGAGGGGCGTTGTAAATTTTGGACGCACCAAAAGCTGAATGCaactaaacaagaaaaaaaggatAAGCTATATGATATGGTTTGAATTCTGTGCCACAGACACACAAACGAGCAGTCAGAAGATTAGTTTTCTGAAAGAACTATACCGAAACTGATCAGCAGGAATCGAAAAGGAAAGCAAAACCTGCTCAAATAAAATATAGAGTCTTATTTATGGTATATAAATGTCGCTTATTTGTtcgctatattttttttacttcacaaatTTCTACTACGTATCCGTATCTTACCTTCTCTCTGAAGAAATAACGAAACGCTGCTTCAGTACATCCAAGGCTACACTCGTAACGGCAAGCTCCTCTTCTCTCTGTCACACGAAAGCTTCAAAGCCTGGAAAACGAAACTCTTCGCTCTAAACGAAACTCTTCTTATGTTGTTGTCGCTGTTTGAGCTCGTCGTTGACCTGTTCACGGTATAGCCTTGAAACTGCAAGTTGAAAAAGAATAGCAGGATAACGGGTTGCTATTGTACTCCTGTTGTTCATTTGATGTTTagcaaaataaatttttaacagCGTTAACTAATCTATTTAAGCAGAATCAGGGCTACCTTTTTTGTCTTAAAATATTTGATAGACATAAGCCTTTTACAAAACAGTCAAACGGAGCATAAAGTTGACAGTAGCCTAAAAACAATCACAAAGAAACGAAAAATGCATAATCCTTTATTATGGGACATAAGCACAAAAAAAAGACAGAGTAGCCTAATTACACCGAttgagtgaaagtaaaaaaatgtagaagtgaacttttttttgtagttcaaatATACTCTTGACCGGAAGTCTTTTTCTGCATAAAACGCAAATGACAGATAATGACCAGTGTGTGATTAAGTTATAGCGATATACATGTTTTGAAGAACTTCTGTTAATTTAGGAGTGAGTGAATGCATGCTGAGCTTACCCAATGTGTTTTCAGTCGTTAACAAAAAGACATGTATTACATAAGACAATTATACAaagaaaatttaattatttttttatcttgaatGGATTACTTATAAATGAACATCAAAGATGAATAAACAGGGGAGAATGGGGTAAGAcgagccatttttaaataaagttttcctCAAGATAAGGGAAAATGAGGCAGAATGAAAGTGTCTTGAGTAAGTTCAGGATGTTTGCTAACATCTTAAATTATCAGAATGTATCTTTGACAAGGGGTTCTAAAAATATGGGTTCTTGTATATAAAAAAGGTTCCGGTGGCTAAATCTGCTCAAGGTTAGGGGTAAACTGACCCGAGTCAGTGGGTAAGATGCACCCAAACTGACCATCTGGTTGAATCTGGTTCAAACCCATGTGAAATTTGATCAATAGTTTATGTCTTttcaaaactaattaaaaaatacaaacattcatatttcttttcttttcttaaggCTTCTCCGCTAACTTCAACAACATAAAGCCAACCTAATGAAGTTTGCATTTCAgtcttttttgtttgcatttctgaaacaATGTGTTGAACACCAAAGCTGCTATCTTTCCAAAAAACAGACTAAACAGAGAGGATAAATCCCCATGAAATGATGCCAAAGCTTGTTTGCTGAGATATTGTGGTTTGAATTTGTATAAAACAGCTCGTAGTTTCATAGCAGTTTTTGTGCTGTTGAACTCTCACAAATTATCAGTGAGGTTTAACTAAAGCTTTGATTTTGCTATTTCTTCGCTCAAACCtacaaaaaataatgtatagGTGTAGCTGGTTGGATTACTTATATACTGTAATCCACTACAGATTTCAAATGATatgacaaaaatgttaattaGACTTTTAGACATTTCAGGTTATATAATCAGCTGCTTTTAGATTACCTTTGCCCTATCACGTTtttcacatttcaaaatatacaaagagtaagaatattatatttcatttgttGTTATTGACAACATGAAGAGCATTAAACATTATATTGTCAAAATCTCCCCAACTGGGTTTGTGAAGGTACTGCAGGGGCGTTATTTTAAAATTGCATATCGTTATAGTGTAGCATGAACTTCACAATTAACATAGGATTAGGACGATAGTTATAACTTTAGAATTATCGATCTTGGCGTGAAAGGGCTTTTCCGCAAAGTTAATTGAAGCAGGAAAAAGATgctgcgttggccgggaatcgaacccgggtcaactgcttggaaggcagctatgctcaccactataccaccaacgcttGCTTAATAGTGCGCACTACAGTACGCTCTACTATTGTCACATAGTCAGTCAGCTTCAAAAGATCCAAAACACAATACATAACTTGAATaatcttgaaaataaaataaaacgcgTCGCTCTTTCTGGCGAAATTAGTTGTGTTGAATTCAGTATGTGATTTAGCCGGCGGATGTTTGGGGTAACGTTATCCGTCGGTGTTTACGAACGATTTATTTGTCAAGTTAATCAGTTAACGTTAAATCTCTCGGTTCCAATGATCGATGCCTGATACAAAGAACTGCAGCAATGTGTagaacattaataaaacaattctCCAGCATCCACAATCTTTTTCGACGAGAAAGGTAGATTGATGTAACTTAGCTGCTATAAATCAGGCAGTGTTACTGCGTCCCAAAGCCCtaaaaagtatgtacttttttgtgaagaaaaagaaGCCTACATACTTATTGAGTATGTAGAAGAATGCAGGATTTGGGACATACTACTTCGTCATAGCTGCTTCTTTTACGGACGCTCTGTTGCTTAGTTACgtgcattctgtttttatacagATTCTGTCACTGTTCAAACTGCCCTGTCAATCATCTTATCATCACAGCTATCATCGTCCACATGTCGTTTAATCTGATTTCCTACTACCGTATTGGAGATAAATTAAAAGTAGCCTACTGTGATCTGCTAGTTCTAATTAAATTATCAGCAAGTAAATCGGGTTTCTTcattacaccagtaggtggcggcAAGTGACTTATGAGTGAGTCTGAATCATTCACTGAACCGATTCCTTCAAACAGGTTAAATCTACTCAGGAAAATAACTGAGATTACCAAGATTTACAAGGGCAAGGCCATTCAGCAGGCTGTATGTCATGCTTGATTTATAATGTTTACATCTGAAAGCTTCACTTTGCCATGTTCTGCTGTTTGAGCATCACATGATGCATTCTGTCTTTACTGAACTCAGATGGTGAAGGCTGGGGAGCTGCTGGGAATGGCCACATCCTACATCGTCCCGACAAAGAACTCCTGCTCAGAGCTGGATCTGGATGAAAACGGCTTGAAGCTGTTGGCCATATCTTATATATAATCCCATTTCCACAACAGGAACTTTCCCCAGGAACTACGGCTGGTACTCGATGTGTTTCCACCACCGAGGAACCAagatctaaataaagttctgggaaAAAAtgtgcccctcagaaagtccctgctggtcaGGTAGGCCTAGTACTTACCAAGCTCCGGAACTCTGGGACTTCTGCGCTGAACTTATTGATTGGTTGAGTTTATGGATGGGCTATACcacttattttgtttttgataagATACCGATAATTTTAAAGGCCATTATCGATACTGATACTTCAGAACCAAATGAAGT is from Carassius gibelio isolate Cgi1373 ecotype wild population from Czech Republic chromosome B22, carGib1.2-hapl.c, whole genome shotgun sequence and encodes:
- the LOC127988093 gene encoding interferon-induced protein 44-like; amino-acid sequence: MELMYQSFVFGSQVSKVAPITCKLPEEKCKRLRALLGTVKLSLLYKASVHGYKASAFHQRCDRQGPTLLVAYNRSGYIFGGYTSVDYARSGQYVTDQEAFLFSFQGKIPVCIKINSGHFARYDDAGGPNFGQQLYFCYKNQPVVLNHRGSAFSVNTVTMYGNDTQLTECEVYKVKQIPQSSAINKQWRNVLWTANRRAELMGLIRNHKPVMPSVSRARILMIGPVGAGKSSFFNSINSIFMGRITSKAISGSGGTSLTTQFRTYPIVDHHEGKPLPFVLCDTMGLEDQSGAGLDIEDISSILQGHVPDRYKFNPMVPFQHNERRVYTPASLQEKIHCVVYVIDATKISLMSDKLQEKLASIRRKVNLQSIPQIVLMTKIDEACPHVQKDLQSVYVSSYIKSKVQEVSSGLGVPVSCVLPVKNYSQELELELNCDVLLLTALQQMLNFADDYLDDAGRVEHDFL